In Saccharomonospora marina XMU15, one genomic interval encodes:
- a CDS encoding GreA/GreB family elongation factor yields MNEHSRCWLTKDAFDRLSEELSLLRSRTARGPDFADADPDELVHEHRRQRRIRELEELLRRVVVDEAPPDDGIAEPGMVLTVRFDDDPETETFLLGLPDGVEDGELEVCSPDSPLGAALLDARQGEQRRYVVPSGDAVRVTLLRAVPFGQHRPAT; encoded by the coding sequence GTGAACGAACACTCCCGCTGTTGGTTGACCAAGGACGCCTTCGATCGGCTGAGCGAGGAACTCTCGCTGTTGCGGTCGAGGACGGCTCGAGGACCTGACTTCGCCGATGCCGACCCCGACGAACTGGTTCACGAGCACCGTAGGCAGCGCCGGATTCGGGAGTTGGAGGAGCTGTTGCGCCGAGTCGTGGTTGACGAGGCGCCGCCCGACGACGGGATCGCCGAGCCGGGAATGGTGCTCACGGTCCGGTTCGACGACGATCCCGAGACCGAAACGTTCCTGCTCGGTTTGCCCGACGGCGTCGAGGACGGCGAGCTGGAAGTCTGCTCGCCCGACTCGCCGCTGGGCGCCGCGCTGCTCGACGCGAGGCAGGGGGAGCAGCGCCGTTACGTCGTGCCGAGCGGCGACGCGGTGCGTGTGACGCTGCTGCGTGCGGTGCCGTTCGGGCAGCATCGGCCTGCGACGTGA
- a CDS encoding TetR/AcrR family transcriptional regulator, whose product MGRTSDSRERIVRASARLFLSRSYGAVSVDELCASAEVRKGSFYHFFPSKAELAKAVIDLHTDALVAQLRAGSGSGPAQRLRGVADAVGAIQSRFEEKFGRIVGCPFGNLAAELSTVDDGLRDHLASAFARWEREFAELCHQARDAGALREGADPDRLAHSLLALAQGQILLAKVGGLSSATVSQALRHHIDLHLREGAV is encoded by the coding sequence ATGGGCCGGACCAGCGACTCCCGCGAGCGGATCGTGCGCGCGTCGGCCCGGCTGTTCCTCTCCCGTAGCTACGGTGCGGTGAGCGTCGACGAGTTGTGCGCGTCGGCCGAAGTTCGCAAGGGCAGCTTCTACCACTTCTTTCCGTCCAAGGCCGAGCTGGCCAAGGCCGTCATCGACCTGCACACCGACGCGCTCGTCGCCCAACTACGCGCCGGCTCCGGCAGCGGTCCGGCACAGCGGTTGCGGGGCGTCGCCGACGCCGTCGGCGCGATCCAGTCCCGCTTCGAGGAGAAGTTCGGCAGAATCGTGGGCTGCCCGTTCGGCAACCTCGCTGCTGAACTGTCCACAGTGGATGACGGGTTGCGGGATCACCTCGCCTCGGCGTTCGCTCGCTGGGAACGCGAGTTCGCCGAGCTGTGCCACCAGGCTCGTGACGCGGGCGCGCTGCGCGAAGGCGCGGACCCCGACCGGCTCGCGCACTCGCTGCTGGCGCTCGCGCAGGGACAGATCCTGCTCGCCAAGGTCGGTGGCCTCTCCTCCGCCACTGTCTCGCAGGCGTTGCGCCACCACATCGACCTACACCTGCGGGAGGGCGCGGTATGA
- a CDS encoding mycothiol-dependent nitroreductase Rv2466c family protein, whose protein sequence is MTATPTEVDFHFDPMCPFAYHTSRWVREVRAHTGLKVNWRFFSLEEVNRFEGKKHPWQRQWSYGWSQLRIAALLRRRDPALLDAWYARVGRELHLDGGKPHDPATARDLLAEIGVEPGLLDEALADPSTHDDILADHRRVIDAGGFGVPTLFFPDGQCLFGPVLVDPPSGQAAVRLWELVTGMLEFPHVYELQRPKNERDEQVIACELEPYVRGRDWVSVNRGRIVEVPKPTGGHS, encoded by the coding sequence ATGACAGCGACACCGACCGAAGTGGATTTCCACTTCGATCCGATGTGCCCGTTCGCTTACCACACCTCGCGCTGGGTGCGGGAGGTCCGCGCGCACACCGGGTTGAAGGTCAATTGGCGGTTCTTCAGCCTGGAGGAGGTCAACCGCTTCGAGGGCAAGAAACACCCGTGGCAGCGGCAGTGGTCCTACGGGTGGTCGCAGCTGCGGATCGCGGCGCTGCTGCGTCGGCGTGACCCCGCGCTGCTCGACGCCTGGTACGCGCGTGTCGGCAGGGAACTGCACCTGGACGGCGGCAAGCCGCACGATCCCGCGACCGCGCGCGACCTGCTCGCCGAGATCGGTGTGGAACCCGGGCTGCTGGACGAGGCGCTGGCCGACCCCTCCACCCATGACGACATCCTGGCCGATCATCGCAGGGTGATCGACGCGGGTGGTTTCGGGGTGCCGACGCTGTTCTTCCCCGACGGGCAGTGCCTGTTCGGTCCCGTACTGGTCGACCCGCCCTCGGGGCAGGCCGCGGTGCGGCTGTGGGAACTGGTCACCGGCATGCTCGAGTTCCCACACGTCTACGAGTTGCAGCGACCCAAGAACGAGCGTGACGAACAGGTCATCGCCTGCGAACTGGAGCCGTACGTGCGTGGCAGGGACTGGGTGAGCGTTAACCGGGGTCGAATCGTCGAAGTGCCGAAACCTACAGGAGGCCACTCATGA
- a CDS encoding maleylpyruvate isomerase family mycothiol-dependent enzyme, translating to MTTAELDRNVLVKALDEQWASLEELLASLPETAWDTPTNLPGWTVRDVVAHVIGTEASLLGEQAPEPDVDVKQLPHVRNEIAAFNERWVRHMRDWSPQRVLQHFRDVVARRRAALDSLTQSDFDAPSWTPVGQRTYGRFMRIRVFDTWLHELDIRDAVGWPGHEAGPCAECAFEEFVESLGYLVGKRAGAPEGATVTLEFTGPLRRTVHVAVDGRAAVVPQLSGPATVTLRLSSGLFARLAGGRVPAAERLSEVEMAGDTELGDRVVRNLAFTI from the coding sequence ATGACCACCGCCGAGCTCGACAGGAACGTCCTGGTCAAGGCACTGGACGAGCAATGGGCGTCGCTGGAAGAACTGCTGGCCTCGCTGCCGGAAACCGCGTGGGACACACCGACCAACCTGCCGGGCTGGACCGTGCGCGACGTCGTGGCCCACGTGATCGGCACCGAGGCGTCACTGCTGGGTGAGCAGGCGCCGGAACCCGATGTCGACGTGAAGCAGTTGCCGCACGTGCGAAACGAGATCGCGGCGTTCAACGAGCGCTGGGTACGGCACATGCGGGACTGGAGTCCGCAGCGCGTGCTGCAGCACTTCCGCGATGTCGTCGCCCGGCGCCGCGCCGCGCTGGACTCGCTCACCCAGTCCGACTTCGACGCCCCTTCGTGGACTCCGGTCGGGCAGCGTACCTACGGGCGGTTCATGCGCATCCGCGTGTTCGACACCTGGCTGCACGAGTTGGACATCCGCGATGCCGTGGGTTGGCCAGGGCACGAGGCCGGGCCGTGCGCCGAGTGCGCCTTCGAGGAGTTCGTGGAGTCGCTGGGCTACCTCGTCGGCAAGCGTGCCGGTGCCCCTGAAGGAGCGACCGTGACGCTGGAGTTCACCGGGCCGTTGCGACGCACGGTGCACGTCGCCGTCGACGGCAGGGCGGCGGTGGTGCCGCAGCTGTCCGGGCCCGCCACCGTGACGCTGCGACTGAGTTCGGGACTGTTCGCCAGGCTGGCCGGTGGCAGGGTGCCCGCCGCCGAGCGGCTGTCCGAAGTGGAGATGGCAGGAGACACCGAACTCGGCGATCGGGTGGTGCGCAACCTGGCTTTCACCATCTGA
- a CDS encoding SDR family oxidoreductase — protein MNSRTRQELRGKVVAITGGARGIGLATATRLHRLGAAVAIGDIDAPRVKAAGEELGLAMHGELDVTDSRSFTEFLDQVERELGPIDVLVNNAGIMPVGPVAQEPDTVSKRILDINVYGVILGSKLAVRRMLPRRSGHIINLASLAGETFLPGLATYCGSKAAVIGFTEAARREHRGTGVRFSAVLPTFTDTELAAGTQGARGMRNATPEAVAEAVLSLIVRPRPQVRVTPASGAMSMSQRFMTIPVADFLLRAFGMHDAFTTKVDTEHRRAYESRARGDETS, from the coding sequence ATGAACAGCAGGACTCGTCAGGAGTTGCGTGGCAAGGTCGTCGCGATCACCGGAGGTGCCCGCGGGATCGGTCTGGCCACCGCCACGCGGCTTCACCGGCTCGGCGCGGCCGTCGCGATCGGTGACATCGACGCTCCCCGTGTCAAGGCGGCGGGCGAGGAACTGGGCCTGGCGATGCACGGCGAACTCGACGTCACCGACTCCCGCTCGTTCACCGAGTTCCTCGACCAGGTCGAGCGCGAACTGGGCCCGATCGACGTGCTGGTCAACAACGCCGGGATCATGCCCGTCGGCCCGGTGGCGCAGGAGCCGGACACCGTCAGCAAGCGAATCCTGGACATCAACGTCTACGGCGTGATCCTCGGCAGCAAGCTCGCCGTGCGGCGGATGCTCCCGCGCCGGAGCGGGCACATCATCAACCTCGCGTCGCTGGCCGGTGAGACCTTCCTACCGGGACTGGCCACCTACTGCGGCAGCAAGGCGGCCGTGATCGGCTTCACCGAGGCGGCCAGGCGCGAGCACCGCGGCACCGGTGTCCGGTTCTCTGCGGTGTTGCCCACGTTCACCGACACCGAACTCGCCGCGGGAACCCAGGGAGCTCGGGGCATGCGCAACGCCACCCCGGAGGCCGTCGCCGAAGCCGTGCTGAGCCTGATCGTCAGGCCGAGGCCGCAGGTGCGGGTCACGCCCGCCTCTGGTGCGATGTCGATGAGCCAGCGATTCATGACGATCCCGGTCGCGGACTTCCTTCTGCGGGCGTTCGGAATGCACGACGCCTTCACGACCAAAGTGGACACCGAACACCGCCGTGCCTACGAGAGTCGCGCACGAGGCGACGAAACCAGCTGA
- a CDS encoding TetR/AcrR family transcriptional regulator, whose protein sequence is MAQPKVHRTQEERRTATRKRILDAAVESLLERGYAATTVAEVQERAGVARGTLLHHFPARADIMAAAIRHIADQRVARVERELALIPGDEERLTALVDLAWHDLNSPMFFAALELWVAARTEPDLRAALAPVERELFARIHDSMLRVAGTDPVDPRLPTLVQFTIDMLTGLSMSTILSNDPGAREILLRRWKTALGVLIGELDAGELTRQRRKSRTRRGQS, encoded by the coding sequence GTGGCTCAGCCGAAGGTGCACCGCACCCAGGAGGAACGCCGCACCGCGACCCGCAAACGCATTCTGGACGCCGCGGTGGAGTCGCTGCTGGAACGCGGCTATGCCGCCACCACCGTCGCCGAGGTGCAGGAACGGGCAGGCGTCGCACGCGGAACGCTACTGCATCACTTCCCCGCCCGCGCCGACATCATGGCGGCCGCGATCAGGCACATCGCCGATCAGCGGGTGGCGCGCGTGGAGCGGGAACTGGCCCTGATTCCCGGCGACGAGGAACGGTTGACCGCGCTGGTGGACCTCGCCTGGCACGACCTGAACAGCCCGATGTTCTTCGCGGCGCTGGAACTGTGGGTCGCGGCAAGGACCGAACCCGACCTGCGCGCGGCGCTCGCGCCGGTGGAGCGCGAATTGTTCGCCCGCATCCACGACAGCATGCTGCGCGTCGCGGGCACCGATCCGGTCGACCCGCGACTGCCGACGCTGGTTCAGTTCACGATCGACATGCTGACCGGACTGAGCATGTCGACGATCCTGAGCAACGACCCCGGCGCCAGGGAGATCCTGCTTCGCCGGTGGAAGACGGCGCTGGGCGTGCTCATCGGCGAACTCGACGCGGGAGAGCTGACCCGGCAGCGCCGGAAGTCACGCACGCGGCGCGGGCAATCTTGA
- a CDS encoding acyl-CoA synthetase: MIDQLKHLSGRAADEFAYVRLCARSGALRARSPRSVAGMVQAFARYGTIGALPALAALRDPDFPALVDERGTLTFAELDARINALANAWRERGLRPGEGVAILARNHRGFLEAVFAAARCGARILLLNTDFAGPQIREVAEREGTDLLVHDEEYSAVLSGVDPPRGRFLAWADTPAPDTLDALIAGGATTPPPAPEQGPKLVLLTSGATGTPKGAPRPDPHSLAPVGALLSKVPFRAREVTECCAPLFHTLGFAHSILNITLGTTLVLRRRFDALATLRSVREHGSTAMVVVPVMLQRMVERIEADPDLARPPSLRIAFVAGSQLGASLCERAMAAFGPVVYNLYGSTEVAYATVATPEDLRLEPGCVGRQVRGATVKILDEHGNEVPNGRTGRIFVGNAIQFEGYTGGGTKEVIGGLMSSGDVGHIDAHGLLHIDGRDDDMIVSGGENVFPGEVEELLARHDDITEAAALGVPDDDYGARLRAFVVLREGATLTEADVKDYVRANLARYKVPREVLFLDEMPRNPTGKILKRELARYQTGKPA; encoded by the coding sequence ATGATCGATCAGCTCAAGCACCTGAGCGGGCGCGCGGCCGACGAGTTCGCCTACGTGCGGCTGTGCGCGCGCAGCGGAGCGCTGCGAGCCCGGTCGCCGCGCAGCGTCGCGGGCATGGTCCAGGCCTTCGCGCGGTACGGCACGATCGGCGCGCTGCCTGCGCTGGCGGCACTACGGGACCCGGACTTCCCCGCGCTCGTGGACGAGCGGGGCACCCTCACCTTTGCCGAACTCGACGCGCGGATCAACGCGCTCGCCAACGCGTGGCGCGAACGGGGCCTGCGCCCGGGGGAGGGGGTGGCGATCCTCGCGCGCAACCACAGGGGGTTCCTGGAGGCGGTGTTCGCCGCCGCCAGGTGCGGGGCGCGAATCCTGCTGCTCAACACCGACTTCGCCGGTCCGCAGATCCGCGAGGTCGCCGAGCGCGAGGGCACCGATCTGCTCGTCCACGACGAGGAGTACAGCGCGGTGCTGTCCGGTGTGGACCCGCCGCGCGGCCGGTTCCTGGCATGGGCCGACACGCCGGCGCCGGACACTCTCGACGCGCTGATCGCCGGGGGTGCCACCACGCCGCCACCCGCGCCGGAGCAGGGCCCGAAGCTGGTGTTGCTGACCAGCGGCGCGACGGGGACACCGAAGGGCGCACCGCGCCCCGACCCGCATTCCCTCGCCCCCGTGGGCGCGCTGTTGTCGAAGGTGCCGTTTCGCGCGAGGGAAGTCACCGAGTGCTGTGCCCCGCTGTTCCACACCCTCGGATTCGCGCACTCGATCCTCAACATCACGCTGGGCACGACGCTGGTGCTGCGCCGCCGCTTCGACGCGCTGGCCACACTGCGCAGCGTGCGTGAGCACGGCTCCACCGCGATGGTCGTGGTGCCGGTGATGCTGCAACGGATGGTGGAACGTATCGAGGCCGATCCCGACCTTGCCCGCCCGCCGTCGCTGCGGATCGCCTTCGTCGCCGGGTCGCAACTGGGTGCGTCGCTGTGCGAGCGCGCCATGGCGGCCTTCGGGCCCGTGGTATACAACCTCTACGGCTCCACGGAGGTCGCCTACGCCACCGTGGCGACGCCCGAGGACCTGCGCCTGGAACCGGGCTGTGTCGGCAGGCAGGTGCGCGGTGCCACGGTGAAGATCCTCGACGAGCACGGCAACGAGGTACCCAACGGCCGTACCGGTCGCATCTTCGTGGGCAACGCCATCCAGTTCGAGGGCTACACCGGGGGCGGCACCAAGGAGGTCATCGGCGGCCTGATGTCGTCGGGCGACGTCGGCCACATCGACGCGCACGGCCTGCTGCACATCGACGGCCGTGACGACGACATGATCGTCTCCGGTGGCGAGAACGTCTTCCCGGGCGAGGTCGAGGAGCTGCTCGCCCGGCACGACGACATCACGGAGGCGGCAGCACTGGGCGTGCCCGACGACGACTACGGCGCCCGGTTGCGTGCGTTCGTCGTCCTCCGTGAGGGCGCGACGCTGACCGAGGCCGACGTGAAGGATTACGTGCGGGCCAACCTCGCCCGCTACAAGGTTCCCCGCGAGGTGCTCTTCCTCGACGAGATGCCGCGCAACCCCACCGGGAAGATCCTCAAGCGCGAACTCGCCCGCTACCAGACAGGCAAACCTGCGTAG
- a CDS encoding Cmx/CmrA family chloramphenicol efflux MFS transporter, whose protein sequence is MPLALSLLAVAVFAMGTSEFMLAGLLPDIASSLEVTVGTAGLLTSAFAGGMIAGAPLMAGLARRWPARKSLLGFVLVFAAVHVVGALTSSFPVLLGTRVIAALANAGFLAVALATASALVAPGQKGRALAVLLSGTTVAIIAGVPGGAVLGTVLDWRATFWAIALLCLPAALGVVQGIPTCPNTCEQDTTNPALGTELAQLAQPRLILVMVLAALVNAATFGTFTFLAPIVTDTAGLAELWVSVVLVLFGIGSFLGVRIAGRLSDQRPGQLIAACGPLVLLGWISLAALAAHPVALLVLVPVQGAFSFALGSTLIARVIYEASGAPTMGGSYATAALNLGAAGGPVVAAATLETGLGELGPVWASSILVAIALSIALPLLRVITPRVARQQATR, encoded by the coding sequence ATGCCTCTTGCGCTTTCTCTGCTTGCTGTGGCGGTCTTCGCCATGGGTACCTCGGAGTTCATGCTCGCCGGGCTGCTGCCGGACATCGCCTCGAGCTTGGAGGTTACGGTCGGCACGGCCGGACTTCTGACCTCGGCGTTCGCGGGCGGGATGATCGCCGGCGCCCCGCTGATGGCAGGGCTCGCTCGCCGCTGGCCGGCCCGGAAAAGCCTGCTCGGGTTCGTGCTGGTATTCGCGGCAGTCCATGTTGTGGGTGCGCTGACATCGAGCTTTCCGGTTCTGCTCGGTACCCGTGTGATCGCCGCGTTGGCGAATGCGGGTTTTCTGGCTGTCGCCCTGGCGACCGCATCTGCTCTCGTGGCACCCGGTCAGAAGGGGCGTGCTCTGGCGGTGCTGCTGTCAGGAACGACGGTGGCCATCATCGCCGGGGTTCCCGGCGGGGCGGTCCTGGGCACCGTGCTGGACTGGCGCGCCACGTTCTGGGCGATAGCCCTCCTGTGCCTTCCCGCGGCCCTCGGTGTCGTGCAAGGGATTCCCACCTGCCCCAACACGTGCGAGCAGGACACGACCAACCCGGCCCTGGGTACCGAGCTTGCCCAACTCGCCCAGCCGCGGCTGATCTTGGTCATGGTGTTGGCGGCACTTGTCAACGCCGCCACCTTCGGAACTTTCACCTTCCTGGCCCCGATCGTCACCGACACTGCTGGCCTCGCCGAGCTCTGGGTTTCGGTTGTGCTGGTGCTCTTCGGGATCGGATCCTTCCTGGGAGTCAGGATCGCGGGGCGCCTGTCCGATCAGCGTCCGGGCCAGCTCATCGCGGCCTGCGGCCCACTCGTGTTGCTCGGCTGGATCTCACTCGCCGCCCTGGCCGCCCACCCGGTCGCATTGCTCGTGCTGGTACCTGTTCAGGGCGCGTTCTCCTTCGCCTTGGGCAGCACCTTGATCGCCCGGGTGATCTACGAGGCATCAGGCGCTCCCACCATGGGCGGCTCCTATGCGACCGCGGCCCTCAACCTTGGTGCGGCCGGCGGCCCGGTTGTCGCGGCAGCCACCCTCGAAACCGGCCTCGGAGAGCTCGGCCCTGTCTGGGCCAGCAGCATCCTCGTCGCGATCGCGTTGAGCATCGCCCTGCCACTCCTACGGGTCATCACGCCCCGCGTCGCCAGGCAGCAGGCGACCCGATGA
- a CDS encoding DUF6188 family protein, producing MTTCDFDHLAVIRFSGGYEIGIENDFQVSNPAGQVELSPGVDPDRGRAVLATLQGRTVELAGTDESGGLLVSFGDGTSVHVSSDEEYESWTLAGPGGMKVVCMPGGELAVCSGDES from the coding sequence GTGACAACCTGCGATTTCGACCACCTGGCAGTCATTCGCTTCTCCGGTGGCTACGAGATCGGCATCGAGAACGATTTCCAGGTTTCGAATCCGGCAGGACAGGTCGAACTCTCGCCGGGTGTGGATCCCGACCGGGGTCGCGCGGTTCTGGCCACGCTGCAAGGTCGAACCGTGGAGTTGGCGGGCACAGACGAATCCGGCGGGCTGCTGGTGTCTTTCGGTGACGGCACGAGCGTCCACGTCAGTTCGGACGAGGAATACGAATCGTGGACGCTGGCAGGGCCAGGCGGAATGAAGGTGGTCTGCATGCCAGGTGGAGAGTTGGCGGTATGCAGCGGTGACGAGAGCTGA
- a CDS encoding helix-turn-helix domain-containing protein translates to MAREPHQIAELRRELGERLSAFRKAAGLTQGEFGRLTHRDRSSVSHIENGRAQADERFWRLADERCGAKGSLFAAFEELETARRDHAEHAKSRERRECRAKVESLGPLRAQPWAPPESRGLDRVDDELAALELARRVEASDVGDSTLTALEHTFDALAMSYCDTPPAVLLERLRTHLAYVERLLDARATLAQHRRLLVVGGWLSLLAATVHIDLEHTAAATARLRTAIALAEQVGHDEIRAWSYETEAWRVLTDGDYRRALELSRRARHAAPPGSSIAIQATAQEGRALARLGQRRETYRAIERVHELVSPRKRPDQPEHHYRYDPNKSVSYTATTLAWAGDPAAEEYAREVIARLSPSEDVGRWPRRVAAANLDLALALVAADRPDEACDATRRALLSGKVVPSNRWRAAEVIRAVEARGLSEVTEVRELYDQTRRPLTDPL, encoded by the coding sequence ATGGCACGCGAACCGCACCAGATAGCTGAGTTGCGCCGGGAACTGGGCGAACGCCTGTCGGCCTTCCGCAAGGCGGCGGGTCTCACGCAAGGCGAGTTCGGGCGGCTGACGCACCGGGACCGAAGCTCGGTCAGCCACATCGAGAACGGGCGCGCGCAGGCCGACGAGCGGTTCTGGCGGCTGGCGGACGAACGGTGCGGCGCGAAGGGTTCGCTGTTCGCCGCGTTCGAGGAACTCGAAACGGCCAGGCGCGACCACGCCGAGCACGCGAAGTCCCGGGAACGGCGTGAGTGTAGGGCGAAGGTCGAATCGCTGGGCCCGTTGCGCGCACAGCCGTGGGCGCCGCCGGAATCGCGAGGTCTCGACCGCGTGGACGACGAACTCGCCGCGCTGGAACTCGCGCGCCGGGTCGAGGCCAGCGACGTCGGCGATTCGACACTGACCGCGCTGGAACACACCTTCGACGCACTAGCGATGTCGTACTGCGACACGCCACCCGCCGTGTTGCTGGAGCGTTTGCGTACCCATCTGGCCTACGTGGAGCGGCTGCTGGACGCGCGCGCTACCTTGGCGCAACATCGGCGGCTGCTCGTGGTCGGGGGCTGGCTGTCGTTGCTTGCGGCGACCGTGCACATCGACCTCGAACACACTGCCGCCGCTACGGCACGGCTGCGGACGGCCATCGCACTGGCCGAGCAGGTCGGGCACGACGAGATCCGGGCGTGGAGCTACGAGACCGAGGCGTGGCGGGTGCTCACCGATGGCGACTACCGGCGAGCGCTGGAGCTGTCGCGCCGGGCACGGCACGCGGCGCCGCCGGGCAGTTCCATCGCTATCCAGGCCACGGCGCAGGAAGGGCGGGCCCTGGCCCGCCTCGGGCAACGGCGCGAGACCTACCGCGCGATCGAACGCGTGCACGAGTTGGTGTCACCGCGTAAGCGTCCTGACCAGCCGGAGCACCACTACCGGTACGACCCGAACAAGTCCGTCTCCTACACCGCGACCACCCTGGCGTGGGCGGGTGATCCGGCCGCCGAGGAGTACGCGCGGGAGGTCATCGCACGGCTGTCGCCGAGCGAGGATGTCGGCAGGTGGCCCCGCAGGGTCGCCGCCGCGAACCTGGATCTGGCGTTGGCGCTGGTCGCCGCCGACCGGCCGGACGAAGCATGTGACGCCACCCGACGCGCGCTGCTGTCGGGGAAGGTGGTGCCGTCCAATCGCTGGCGGGCCGCCGAAGTAATTCGCGCAGTGGAAGCCCGCGGGTTATCGGAAGTCACGGAAGTACGGGAGCTGTATGACCAAACGCGACGACCGTTGACCGATCCACTTTGA